From a single Adhaeribacter swui genomic region:
- the pseB gene encoding UDP-N-acetylglucosamine 4,6-dehydratase (inverting), protein MALDLNNKAILITGGTGSFGKKFVETIFEKWPQVKRLVVYSRDELKQFEMSQTFSPQKYKALRYFIGDVRDGDRLKRACEGIDIIVHAAALKQVPAAEYNPMECIKTNIFGAENVINAALDCGIQKVVALSTDKAAAPINLYGATKLCSDKLFVAANNMKGSRNLAFSVVRYGNVIGSRGSVVPFFLNKRQEGLLPITHPHMTRFNISLKDGVDMVLHAIEHAWGGEIFVPKIPSYKITDVATAIAPTAQQHIVGIRPGEKLHEEMITESDSYNTIELEKYFVILPSTPVWSTEEFIQNFKGHYVEPGFRYNSESNTEWLTPEGIREQIKLHVDPDFTV, encoded by the coding sequence ATGGCATTAGACTTAAATAATAAAGCTATTCTTATAACGGGGGGTACGGGCTCCTTCGGGAAAAAATTTGTGGAAACCATTTTCGAAAAGTGGCCCCAGGTAAAACGCCTGGTGGTTTACTCGCGCGATGAGTTGAAACAATTTGAAATGAGCCAGACTTTTTCTCCGCAAAAATATAAAGCGCTCCGGTATTTTATTGGCGATGTGCGGGACGGCGACCGACTAAAACGCGCTTGCGAAGGAATTGATATTATTGTGCACGCCGCGGCTTTAAAACAAGTACCGGCAGCCGAGTACAATCCGATGGAGTGCATTAAAACCAATATTTTTGGGGCAGAAAATGTGATAAATGCCGCCCTGGATTGTGGCATACAAAAAGTAGTGGCTTTAAGCACCGATAAAGCTGCTGCTCCTATTAACTTGTATGGCGCAACCAAGCTTTGTTCCGATAAATTATTTGTTGCGGCTAACAACATGAAAGGCTCCCGGAACCTGGCTTTTTCGGTGGTACGCTACGGCAATGTGATTGGTTCGCGCGGCTCCGTAGTGCCTTTTTTCCTGAACAAGCGCCAGGAAGGCCTTTTGCCCATCACGCACCCGCACATGACCCGGTTTAATATTTCGTTGAAAGACGGCGTAGATATGGTATTGCACGCAATAGAACACGCCTGGGGCGGCGAGATTTTTGTACCCAAAATACCATCTTATAAAATTACAGATGTAGCCACCGCCATTGCTCCTACTGCCCAGCAACACATTGTGGGCATTAGACCGGGCGAAAAGTTACACGAAGAAATGATTACGGAATCAGATTCGTACAATACCATTGAGCTGGAAAAATATTTTGTAATTCTGCCTTCCACTCCGGTTTGGTCCACCGAGGAGTTTATTCAAAATTTTAAAGGCCACTACGTTGAGCCAGGCTTCCGTTATAATTCCGAATCGAACACGGAATGGTTAACGCCGGAAGGAATTCGGGAGCAAATAAAGTTACACGTTGATCCTGATTTCACGGTTTAA
- a CDS encoding glycosyltransferase family protein, translating into MRYKKLITVYADILHLRFTDTFALLPAHAINAISPVNVFARILRVIGYTAGRLILPLFLPLKNQENLTGKIWLYVVSKNNYESLQFLQNHLPGAVFVAGQNKEIGIYNQKVNRLSTRRKLFYYFKFFPLLWGLYRLKGKRALRFFDLIYVATGYYELSVHYLKKYRPKAIIFANDHNTDPRALLLAAKAAGVPTIYIQHASVSTSFPPLAFDLSLLEGQDSLNKYQACGPIAGTVQFIGMPKADDFLKNKKQRTQIKAIGVCANIIDELQAIQELLTRLTQEFPDRIISFRPHPSDTRNFNFIFKINPAIQFSDAKAEPAFSFLTKQDALIAADSSIHLEAVMLNVLSIYYRLEKSNFITDYYGYVQHGLVEQAPNLDQLIIILKKYQYQKPEVSERARYYNAVIGTEYEGRSHEMAIQHIQAFLNKNTRRN; encoded by the coding sequence ATGCGCTACAAAAAGTTAATTACGGTTTACGCCGATATTTTGCATTTACGATTTACCGATACTTTTGCGTTATTGCCGGCTCACGCTATTAACGCTATTAGCCCGGTGAATGTATTTGCCCGTATCCTCCGGGTGATTGGCTACACTGCCGGCCGGTTAATTTTACCTTTGTTTTTACCCTTAAAAAATCAGGAGAACCTTACCGGCAAAATATGGCTGTACGTGGTCAGTAAAAATAATTATGAATCGCTGCAATTCTTGCAAAACCATTTGCCCGGAGCTGTATTTGTGGCGGGTCAAAACAAAGAAATCGGCATCTATAACCAGAAAGTAAACCGTTTATCAACCCGGCGCAAGCTTTTTTATTATTTTAAATTTTTCCCGCTTTTATGGGGATTATACCGGTTAAAAGGCAAGCGGGCTTTGCGCTTTTTCGATTTAATTTATGTGGCCACTGGTTACTACGAGTTATCGGTTCATTATTTAAAAAAGTATCGCCCAAAAGCTATTATTTTTGCTAACGACCATAACACCGATCCCCGGGCTTTGTTATTGGCCGCTAAAGCCGCAGGGGTGCCAACCATTTACATTCAGCATGCCAGTGTAAGTACCAGTTTTCCGCCGCTCGCCTTTGATTTAAGCTTGCTCGAAGGCCAGGATAGTTTAAATAAATACCAGGCCTGCGGCCCCATTGCGGGCACAGTGCAGTTTATTGGCATGCCTAAGGCCGACGATTTTTTAAAAAATAAAAAACAGCGCACACAAATTAAAGCCATTGGGGTTTGTGCCAATATTATTGATGAGTTACAAGCTATTCAGGAACTATTAACCCGCTTAACCCAGGAATTTCCGGATAGAATTATCTCCTTTCGCCCCCACCCCAGCGATACACGCAACTTTAATTTTATTTTTAAAATAAACCCCGCTATTCAATTTTCTGATGCTAAAGCAGAACCGGCATTTTCGTTTTTAACGAAACAAGATGCCTTGATTGCTGCCGATTCTTCCATTCACCTGGAAGCTGTAATGCTTAATGTTCTTAGCATTTACTATCGTCTGGAAAAAAGTAATTTTATTACCGACTATTACGGTTACGTGCAACACGGCCTGGTAGAACAAGCCCCTAATCTGGACCAATTAATTATTATTTTAAAAAAGTATCAGTACCAAAAACCCGAGGTGTCGGAGCGGGCCCGCTATTACAATGCAGTAATCGGTACCGAGTACGAAGGCCGAAGCCATGAGATGGCCATCCAGCATATTCAGGCGTTTTTAAATAAAAATACCCGCCGCAATTAA
- a CDS encoding glycosyltransferase family 61 protein, giving the protein MSLRKIVYQFLSWINYYYFPTSLAPESKDVYLERYKVNFTPEEIEFLKKSAATFNYATDYADVYWQKALYTVKLSQVTLLGNSGALVKQEKVISDSTFDQVRLCLSPAYRSPAFMRKRRKTGLYTSIFHLPWAQTSNYHWFYDCLPRLYPLLQQVKDPIQLIVNKDIPAFQLQTLQFVIKDYPHFSITFQSKNEKWELEHYIFPGFTTNHISGYLPAEVAHFLRNKIWQGYQVQALPAKNRIYISRSKARKRRVINEAELIKALIPYNFQVIYAEDLTYAQQVQIFYQAAIVVAPHGAGLTNLLFSEQCSVMELHPVNIIKPHYFLAAKALNFNYDYVLGSNADNNLDFEVRVEQVLAVVSKKLN; this is encoded by the coding sequence ATGAGTTTAAGAAAGATTGTTTATCAATTTTTATCCTGGATTAACTATTATTATTTTCCAACTTCTCTCGCGCCGGAAAGTAAAGATGTTTACTTAGAAAGGTATAAAGTTAATTTTACACCTGAAGAAATAGAATTTTTAAAAAAAAGCGCTGCTACGTTTAACTACGCCACCGATTACGCGGATGTTTATTGGCAAAAAGCATTGTATACAGTAAAGCTTAGTCAGGTAACTTTGCTGGGAAATTCCGGGGCATTAGTAAAACAAGAGAAAGTTATTTCGGATTCAACCTTTGATCAGGTGCGCCTGTGCCTTTCACCGGCTTACCGGAGCCCGGCTTTTATGCGTAAACGCCGGAAAACCGGGTTATATACTTCTATTTTTCATTTACCCTGGGCGCAAACCAGCAACTATCACTGGTTTTATGATTGTTTGCCCCGCTTGTACCCCCTTTTGCAGCAAGTAAAAGACCCCATTCAATTAATTGTAAACAAAGACATACCGGCCTTTCAATTACAAACCCTGCAATTTGTAATTAAAGATTATCCGCATTTTTCTATAACCTTCCAAAGCAAAAATGAGAAATGGGAACTGGAACATTATATTTTTCCGGGGTTTACCACTAATCATATTAGCGGTTATTTACCCGCGGAGGTAGCGCATTTTTTAAGAAATAAAATTTGGCAAGGCTACCAAGTACAAGCTCTTCCTGCAAAAAACAGAATTTACATTAGCCGAAGTAAAGCCCGCAAGCGCAGAGTAATAAACGAAGCAGAATTAATTAAAGCTTTAATCCCGTATAACTTTCAGGTAATTTACGCCGAAGATTTAACCTACGCCCAACAAGTTCAAATATTTTACCAGGCCGCTATTGTGGTGGCGCCGCACGGGGCCGGCTTAACCAATTTGTTATTTAGCGAACAATGCAGTGTAATGGAGTTGCACCCCGTTAACATTATTAAACCGCATTATTTTTTAGCCGCAAAAGCCTTAAATTTTAATTATGATTATGTATTAGGCAGTAACGCAGATAATAATTTAGATTTTGAAGTGCGGGTAGAGCAAGTACTTGCGGTAGTAAGTAAAAAGTTAAACTGA
- the pseC gene encoding UDP-4-amino-4,6-dideoxy-N-acetyl-beta-L-altrosamine transaminase gives MRPIPYGRQNITEADIQAVVETLQSDFLTQGPKVEEFEQKFAQYIGSKYAVAVTNGTAALHLCALVLGVNEQSNVITTPITFAASANCVRYCGGTIWFADIDPATGLLDIDKVKALLESKPKNFFSGIIPVDFAGMPVNLEAFRALANAYNLWLLEDACHAPGGYFVDSKGVKQNCGNGDFADLAIFSFHPVKHIATGEGGMITTNNQDFYKKLLLLRTHGITKNPELLHQNPGGWYYEMQDLGYNYRIPDILTSLGISQLSNAAADLVQRHHIAQRYDQAFKNLKNVTILNPEAYQEKNTDGHAYHLYIIQVPDRKGLYDYLRQHQIFTQVHYIPVHTMPYYQGLGWQTGDFPLAEKYYEHCLSLPMYPTLTAQEQQHVIDKILEFIDRT, from the coding sequence ATGCGGCCTATTCCTTACGGCAGACAAAACATTACCGAAGCCGATATTCAGGCGGTGGTAGAAACCTTACAATCCGATTTTTTAACGCAGGGCCCGAAAGTAGAAGAGTTTGAACAAAAATTTGCGCAATATATTGGGAGTAAATACGCCGTAGCGGTAACCAACGGCACCGCTGCTTTGCACTTATGCGCCCTGGTTTTAGGCGTAAACGAGCAAAGTAACGTTATTACCACGCCCATAACTTTTGCCGCCTCGGCCAATTGCGTGCGTTACTGCGGCGGCACCATTTGGTTCGCCGACATCGACCCAGCTACCGGTTTACTGGATATTGATAAAGTAAAGGCTCTGCTGGAAAGTAAACCCAAAAACTTTTTCTCAGGCATCATACCGGTTGATTTTGCCGGTATGCCCGTAAACCTGGAGGCTTTCCGCGCACTAGCCAATGCGTATAATTTGTGGCTGCTGGAGGATGCCTGCCATGCCCCGGGCGGTTATTTTGTAGATTCTAAGGGTGTAAAGCAAAATTGCGGCAACGGTGATTTTGCCGATTTAGCGATATTTTCTTTTCATCCCGTAAAGCATATTGCAACCGGCGAAGGCGGCATGATTACCACCAACAACCAAGATTTTTATAAAAAATTGTTATTGCTCCGCACCCACGGAATCACTAAAAACCCGGAATTGTTGCACCAGAACCCAGGCGGTTGGTACTACGAAATGCAGGATTTAGGTTATAACTACCGCATTCCGGATATTTTAACATCTTTGGGAATTTCGCAGTTAAGCAACGCCGCCGCTGATTTAGTTCAAAGGCACCATATTGCGCAGCGCTACGACCAGGCTTTTAAAAATTTAAAAAACGTTACTATTTTAAACCCGGAGGCTTATCAGGAGAAGAATACAGATGGGCACGCCTACCATTTGTACATCATCCAGGTGCCGGACCGAAAAGGTTTATACGACTACTTACGCCAGCATCAGATTTTTACCCAGGTGCATTACATTCCGGTGCATACCATGCCTTATTATCAAGGGTTAGGGTGGCAAACCGGCGATTTTCCGCTGGCTGAAAAATATTACGAGCACTGTTTAAGTTTACCGATGTATCCTACTTTAACCGCCCAGGAACAACAACACGTAATTGATAAGATTTTAGAGTTTATTGATCGTACGTAA
- a CDS encoding glycosyltransferase family protein produces the protein MKKVGIISQARMTSTRLPGKVLLPVKEQPLLKYHTDRLRQSGYPVFLTTTTNATDEALVQFARMEGLDFYRGDENNVLSRYYETALAYNLDIIVRVTSDCPLIDGNLIKSGVQQYLQKADDRLYLSNTVVRTFPRGLDFEIFSFVLLQEAAKAATEAFQKEHVTPYIKTHASNADIINPVDASNFRITVDTPEDFDLVKVLIEKFAADKLGYTSIIHLLQNNPELAQINAHIEQKKI, from the coding sequence TTGAAAAAAGTAGGTATTATATCGCAGGCCCGCATGACCAGCACCCGCTTGCCGGGTAAAGTTTTACTGCCGGTTAAAGAACAGCCCTTATTAAAGTACCACACCGATCGTCTGCGCCAAAGTGGTTATCCGGTATTTTTAACCACCACTACCAATGCCACCGATGAGGCGCTGGTGCAATTTGCTAGAATGGAAGGTTTAGATTTTTACCGAGGCGACGAAAATAACGTGCTCTCCCGTTACTACGAAACCGCTTTAGCCTACAACCTGGATATAATCGTGCGGGTAACTTCTGATTGCCCTTTAATTGATGGTAACTTAATAAAATCCGGCGTACAGCAATACCTGCAAAAGGCCGATGACCGACTATATTTATCGAACACGGTAGTGCGCACGTTCCCACGGGGCCTGGATTTTGAAATTTTTTCATTTGTCTTGTTACAAGAAGCGGCAAAAGCAGCCACAGAAGCATTTCAAAAAGAGCATGTTACCCCATACATTAAGACCCACGCCAGTAATGCCGATATCATTAACCCGGTAGATGCCAGTAATTTTCGGATAACTGTAGATACGCCGGAAGATTTTGATTTAGTTAAAGTTTTAATAGAAAAATTTGCCGCGGATAAGTTAGGTTATACCTCTATTATTCACTTACTACAAAACAATCCGGAACTAGCGCAGATAAACGCGCATATTGAACAAAAGAAAATTTAA
- a CDS encoding polysaccharide deacetylase family protein produces MEAIFRYVLDQFNIIYQLQAPVEIYYGLNNTSRIQIKAAQTAFFQNTSPFPDAPPVYYTWKNQKIPFWFESLPTEEIITLINGKAIIQVDIIANAFYFLSGWQEYYSAERDQYGRFPYRASLQHQYNFITLPVVNYYFDILKTAIEQVYGITLKSVLADNADFTTCLTHDVDNCQTAWLVEGMQALRKGKFLNFLNLLSLKVAGKDNWFNVPAVMQTVQQYGAQSTFFFLANNRKHQGIANADYDVTQALYQKWLTLLQRHNFEIGVHGSHITALEPGKLAPEKLKIKARVRGNRFHYLRFEPLLTPTLMDEAQLAYDSTLGFSEHFGFRHGTCFPFRLFNFKTQQSYSFLEIPLHLMDATLHHPKYLQLTTDEILPAIKPMLQEIKKFGGCFTWLWHNENFSQNNGHNGPAAFKSIMAYLQEQQANFKTTGRVYDLLQPHRPD; encoded by the coding sequence ATGGAAGCTATATTCCGGTACGTTCTCGATCAATTTAACATAATATACCAACTCCAAGCCCCAGTTGAAATTTATTATGGATTAAATAATACCAGCCGGATTCAAATTAAAGCGGCGCAGACTGCTTTCTTCCAAAACACATCTCCTTTCCCCGATGCCCCGCCGGTTTATTATACCTGGAAAAATCAAAAAATCCCCTTCTGGTTTGAATCGCTGCCAACCGAGGAAATTATAACTTTGATTAATGGTAAGGCCATTATTCAGGTAGATATCATTGCGAATGCGTTTTACTTTTTGAGCGGCTGGCAGGAATACTATTCTGCCGAAAGAGACCAATACGGACGATTTCCTTACCGGGCAAGTTTGCAGCATCAATACAATTTTATTACCCTGCCGGTGGTAAACTATTACTTCGATATTTTAAAAACTGCTATTGAACAGGTTTATGGAATTACATTAAAATCTGTTTTGGCGGATAATGCTGATTTTACTACCTGCCTGACCCACGACGTAGATAATTGCCAAACGGCTTGGCTGGTGGAAGGAATGCAAGCGCTCCGGAAAGGTAAATTTTTAAATTTTTTAAATTTACTTAGCTTAAAGGTGGCTGGAAAAGATAACTGGTTTAACGTACCGGCGGTTATGCAAACCGTGCAGCAATACGGGGCACAATCTACCTTTTTCTTTTTGGCCAATAATCGTAAACACCAGGGCATTGCCAACGCCGATTATGATGTAACCCAAGCGCTTTACCAGAAATGGCTCACTTTATTGCAGCGCCATAATTTTGAAATTGGGGTACACGGCAGCCACATTACCGCTCTGGAACCAGGTAAACTAGCCCCAGAAAAGTTAAAAATAAAAGCCCGAGTGCGGGGTAACCGTTTTCATTATTTACGCTTTGAACCCCTCCTGACACCTACCTTAATGGATGAAGCCCAACTGGCGTACGACAGCACCTTAGGTTTTTCGGAGCATTTTGGATTTCGCCACGGTACTTGCTTTCCGTTTCGCCTGTTTAATTTTAAGACCCAACAAAGCTATTCGTTTTTAGAAATACCCTTGCACCTAATGGACGCCACGCTGCACCACCCCAAATACCTGCAACTTACCACCGACGAGATATTACCAGCCATTAAACCCATGCTCCAGGAAATTAAAAAGTTTGGCGGTTGTTTTACCTGGCTTTGGCACAACGAAAATTTTTCACAAAATAATGGGCACAATGGTCCGGCGGCCTTTAAAAGCATTATGGCGTACTTACAAGAGCAACAAGCTAACTTTAAAACTACCGGTCGGGTTTATGATTTGCTGCAGCCGCATCGGCCAGATTAA
- a CDS encoding glycosyltransferase family 4 protein, giving the protein MANQNTSKPSNVLFFSYYWPPSGGAGVQRCLKFVKHLPEFEVNPTVITVDEKKGAYPVLDHSLSADIPASVRVIRTNTSEPFEFYKKLTGKKEIPYGGFANQNNQSLVQKAFNFIRGNLFIPDARVGWNRYAVSAAKKVLQAEPFAAFVTTSPPHSTQLIGLKLKKLFPAVKWIADLRDPWTDIYYYKELNHTTLAKQIDARYEKAVIEGADAILVTSADTKRLLVAKSTLIDSTKIHVLPNGYDEEDFVYPSDPPKDIFCITYTGTISETYNIELFLKALADVANRYPQIPFRLRFVGKISETVRQQVQKAGIDPITELVSFVPHHESIRYLMSATVLLMGIPDVINNFCILPGKLFEYLASNKPIICIGPLDSDADRIIDECGAGRVFHYTGYNKMVDYLDQMARNWKINPNLDLPMVDYHRYSRRALTGKLAEIIAS; this is encoded by the coding sequence TTGGCAAACCAAAATACTTCCAAACCCAGCAATGTTTTATTTTTTTCGTATTACTGGCCGCCTTCGGGCGGAGCCGGTGTGCAGCGTTGTTTAAAATTTGTAAAGCATTTGCCCGAATTTGAGGTAAACCCCACGGTTATCACCGTAGATGAGAAAAAAGGCGCTTACCCGGTGCTGGATCATTCTCTATCCGCTGATATTCCGGCCTCGGTGCGCGTAATTCGTACGAATACCAGCGAACCTTTCGAATTTTATAAAAAGCTGACCGGCAAAAAAGAAATTCCGTACGGCGGTTTTGCGAACCAAAATAACCAAAGTTTGGTGCAGAAGGCCTTTAATTTTATCCGGGGCAATTTATTTATTCCGGATGCCCGCGTGGGCTGGAACCGCTACGCCGTTAGTGCCGCCAAAAAGGTGTTGCAAGCCGAACCATTTGCCGCCTTTGTTACAACCAGTCCGCCACATTCTACGCAGCTTATTGGTTTAAAATTGAAAAAATTGTTTCCGGCAGTAAAATGGATTGCCGATTTGCGCGATCCCTGGACAGACATTTATTATTACAAAGAACTGAACCATACCACGCTGGCCAAGCAAATAGATGCCCGCTACGAAAAAGCGGTAATTGAAGGTGCCGATGCTATTTTGGTTACCAGCGCCGATACCAAACGCCTGCTGGTAGCCAAATCAACCTTAATAGATTCAACTAAAATCCACGTTTTACCGAATGGCTACGACGAAGAAGATTTTGTTTACCCCTCCGATCCACCCAAGGACATTTTTTGTATTACGTATACCGGTACTATTTCGGAAACCTACAACATTGAGTTGTTTTTAAAAGCCTTAGCCGATGTGGCGAACCGTTATCCCCAAATACCATTTCGTTTACGCTTTGTAGGTAAAATTTCGGAAACAGTGCGGCAGCAAGTGCAGAAAGCCGGCATTGATCCAATTACAGAGTTGGTTTCCTTTGTGCCGCATCACGAATCTATCCGTTATTTAATGTCGGCCACGGTATTGTTAATGGGCATTCCGGATGTGATTAATAACTTTTGCATTTTGCCCGGTAAACTGTTCGAGTACCTGGCTTCAAACAAGCCCATTATCTGCATTGGCCCCCTGGACAGCGATGCTGACCGCATTATTGACGAATGCGGAGCCGGGCGGGTTTTCCATTATACCGGCTACAACAAAATGGTGGATTACCTGGACCAGATGGCCCGCAACTGGAAAATTAACCCCAACCTGGATTTACCCATGGTAGATTACCACCGATACTCCCGGCGGGCCTTAACCGGCAAACTAGCTGAAATTATTGCGAGTTAA
- the pseG gene encoding UDP-2,4-diacetamido-2,4,6-trideoxy-beta-L-altropyranose hydrolase codes for MNLLFRTDGNSTIGLGHFVRSLALAEMLQPYYHCSFAIQAPSEAIAEQIQKSGCVLIKLPATTNYISEAEYLAQSYAGQFAAVILDGYQFLTGYQSALRPFFKIICIDDLHTTHFLVDVIINPAGGITPENYAKEAYTKVYTGPAFALLRQPFLKAAQQVRSRPDSPRVFINMGGADPENFTLQVITALLQRPENFKIEVVLGSAYSYLTTLKNSTAHTNQLNLHQGLSAVEMCQLMQQCTFAILPPSTVAYEWCSVGGPLFLIRTAENQKNLERFLLQQHLALPYTQLNNFLPEVLTNTAFFTEQALQQHQQFDGQSPLRLRQVIDQLFYPELLQLRRAQASDVQLLFQWINDPVVRRFSLHPDPIPLNTHTTWFQYKLTDKNCFIFIAEIYREPVGMIRFDVNINNKNEAVISYLIDQNFRGKGLGTLMLQAGLKNLKKAAPQITTVSGLVQPENNASIKAFTKAGFSVESNPDKDYPNILKFTISH; via the coding sequence ATGAATTTACTTTTTAGAACCGATGGCAACAGCACCATTGGATTAGGGCACTTCGTGCGGTCTTTGGCCCTGGCCGAAATGCTGCAACCCTACTACCATTGTTCCTTCGCCATTCAGGCTCCTTCGGAAGCTATTGCGGAACAAATTCAAAAAAGTGGGTGCGTTCTAATTAAGCTACCCGCTACTACCAATTATATTTCCGAGGCCGAATATCTGGCGCAATCTTATGCGGGGCAGTTTGCCGCAGTAATTCTGGATGGCTACCAATTTTTAACCGGTTACCAAAGCGCGCTTCGGCCATTTTTTAAAATTATTTGCATCGACGACCTGCACACTACGCACTTTTTGGTCGATGTAATTATTAATCCGGCGGGCGGTATTACTCCCGAAAATTACGCGAAAGAAGCTTATACGAAAGTTTACACTGGTCCTGCGTTTGCCCTGCTCCGACAGCCATTTTTAAAAGCAGCCCAACAAGTTCGCTCCCGACCAGATTCCCCGCGGGTATTTATTAATATGGGCGGGGCCGATCCGGAAAACTTTACGCTTCAAGTTATAACGGCATTGCTGCAGCGGCCGGAAAATTTTAAAATAGAGGTAGTACTGGGTAGCGCTTATAGCTATTTAACCACTCTAAAAAATAGTACTGCCCATACCAACCAACTAAACCTGCACCAAGGATTAAGCGCCGTTGAAATGTGCCAATTAATGCAACAATGCACTTTTGCTATTTTGCCGCCCAGCACGGTAGCGTACGAATGGTGCAGCGTAGGTGGCCCTTTATTTTTAATCCGGACGGCCGAAAATCAAAAAAATTTAGAAAGGTTTCTCTTACAGCAGCATTTAGCTTTACCGTACACGCAGTTAAACAACTTTTTACCGGAAGTATTAACGAACACCGCCTTTTTTACCGAGCAAGCACTCCAACAACACCAGCAATTTGATGGGCAAAGCCCGTTGCGGTTGCGCCAGGTAATTGACCAGCTTTTTTATCCGGAATTGCTGCAGCTCCGGCGCGCGCAAGCCAGCGATGTGCAACTGTTATTTCAATGGATTAACGACCCCGTTGTGCGGCGGTTTTCCCTACACCCCGACCCCATTCCTTTAAATACCCACACAACCTGGTTTCAGTACAAGCTGACCGACAAAAATTGTTTTATCTTTATTGCCGAAATTTATCGGGAGCCGGTTGGTATGATCCGGTTTGATGTAAACATAAACAATAAAAACGAAGCCGTTATCAGCTATTTAATTGATCAGAATTTTCGCGGGAAAGGATTAGGAACTTTAATGTTGCAGGCGGGCCTTAAAAATTTAAAAAAAGCAGCCCCCCAAATCACTACGGTTAGTGGTTTAGTGCAACCCGAAAACAACGCTTCCATTAAAGCTTTTACTAAAGCCGGTTTTTCAGTAGAGTCTAATCCGGATAAAGATTACCCGAATATTTTAAAATTTACGATTTCCCATTAA
- the pseI gene encoding pseudaminic acid synthase has protein sequence MRTIQIGNILVGPGQKPFIIAEMSGNHNQSLDRALAIVDAAAEAGAHAIKLQTYTPDTMTMVGALTISDPNSLWKNRELYDLYQEAYTPWDWHQAIFDRAHEKGMLAFSSPFDETAVDFLEKLEVPAYKIASFENTDLPLLKKVAATGKPVIVSTGVATVAEVDEAVRTLRAHGCQDIVLLKCTSTYPATPENTNLRTIPHLAQLFDVPVGLSDHTMGVGASVAAVALGASVIEKHFTLRRADGGVDSTFSLEPHELKLLVEESERAFLALGAIQYGVQKAENKSRLFKRSIYVAQDVAPGEPFTKENLRVIRPNNGLEPKYLDQVLGKTAKTAIKAGTPLTWELL, from the coding sequence ATGAGAACAATACAAATTGGTAATATACTGGTAGGCCCAGGTCAAAAGCCCTTTATTATTGCCGAAATGTCGGGTAACCACAACCAGTCCCTAGACCGGGCCTTGGCCATTGTGGATGCTGCCGCCGAAGCGGGGGCGCACGCTATTAAACTGCAAACCTATACCCCCGACACCATGACCATGGTGGGCGCCCTGACCATCTCGGACCCTAACTCACTTTGGAAAAACCGGGAACTGTATGATTTGTACCAGGAAGCCTACACGCCCTGGGACTGGCACCAGGCAATTTTCGACCGGGCCCACGAAAAAGGGATGCTGGCTTTTAGCTCGCCCTTCGACGAAACCGCCGTTGATTTTTTAGAAAAACTGGAAGTGCCTGCTTATAAAATTGCCTCGTTCGAAAATACAGATCTGCCTTTGCTTAAAAAAGTAGCTGCCACCGGCAAACCCGTAATTGTATCTACGGGGGTAGCTACCGTAGCCGAAGTAGACGAAGCCGTAAGAACGTTACGGGCGCACGGTTGCCAGGATATTGTTTTGCTTAAATGCACCAGCACCTACCCCGCTACCCCCGAAAACACGAACCTCCGTACCATTCCTCATTTAGCGCAGTTGTTTGATGTACCGGTTGGTTTATCAGATCACACAATGGGTGTAGGCGCTTCGGTGGCAGCAGTGGCTTTAGGCGCCAGCGTAATCGAAAAACATTTTACCTTGCGGCGGGCCGATGGCGGCGTAGATTCCACTTTTTCTTTAGAACCGCACGAGTTAAAGCTTTTAGTGGAAGAATCGGAACGGGCATTTTTAGCTTTAGGCGCTATTCAATACGGGGTGCAAAAAGCCGAGAATAAAAGTCGTTTGTTTAAGCGCTCGATCTACGTGGCGCAGGATGTTGCCCCCGGCGAACCGTTTACCAAGGAAAATCTGCGGGTTATCCGCCCGAATAATGGTTTAGAACCAAAATACCTGGATCAGGTTTTAGGAAAAACGGCTAAAACCGCCATTAAAGCGGGTACCCCCTTAACCTGGGAATTGCTTTAA